The DNA window CGAAAAAAGagtttcgtcgattcggagTACTACGAGACGGAGTGCATGACGACGGACCTTAGCAATCAACCGGatgacgaaatcgccgtcaaCAGCGAGAAACGTCGCCGGCCGGCGAAAATCGTTGACCGGCTACGGAGGAGGATCTTCTCATAACTCAAACCGCGTTTTAGATGtctaaattattttcttttttcgaacaatttttaattaatttagaattacCAATCGTTTGCAGGCTTCAAAAACAAGCCAAAAATAATCGAACCGAAAGAAAATAGTTTCGGGGGGGAGGGGGCCCTCTCCCCAAAAGGTCCTTTTTAGCTAAACGTTACTAATAGGGGCGTTTCCTCTCATATGACAAACACTTCCGTGTCTGACTGGATGAGAATTTCCGCCTCGCCTGGACACGACTTACtcatttgacgtcgatgacaaATCCGGGGTTTCTCCTTGGAGTCTCGATCCTCTTCGCCGGAACTGCCCAGTCGAAGATGAGCGGCTTTGTGTCGAGCCAGTCGCTCCATGTCTCGTTTGAGAAAAAACTCTTGAACTTCTTCGAAACATATGGACAATTCCCGTCCAGgaatctaattaattaaatataatttatttattttttaaaaaatgatGTCTAACCTGAGAAGCTGTCTGAAGATTCAAACTGACTGTCAGCCAATCGAATTCCGGTAGTTGCTTGTACTCAGTCATAAACAGAGCAAGAGCCAAAGTAGAAGCCTAAAAGTAACACGTgttcataaataaatatataatatatttttctttattacCCTATACGTCAAAAATCGACAATCTTGAGCGCAGAATTGAAGTCGTCGAACAACGGCGCGAAGATGCTCCTCATGCGTTCGACCCGTTCCCTTCAGAAAGTCGGCCTTCAAGCACGCCATGTGAAACTATTTAGACAAACAAGGAGTTCTCACACAAAAGGCCACGCCCCCGTTTTTTCTCAAACATACGACTCGAATGAAGCGAAGCGGAGTGATCGCGTTCACGTCGAAATTGAGTTTGTTCAGCACGATGCGCTCCATTCGGACGATATCGGGCGCCGAGAACTGGCAATCGCATAAGCGCGCGGATAGCGCTTCCTAAACGCGTGGGAAAATCGACTACGCCCCCGCGGCTCGACGAAAGAAACGCGTCTACCTTGCTTTcttgcgtcgttttcgccgcgatGTAGTAGCACGTAGCAGCGAGACACTTGAGGTATTTCGCTTTGACctgagagaaagaggaatcGTTGCGAAAAGGCGCGTGAACGAGCGATTCTTACGCTGACGATGCCCAAGAAGCGATCTAAGAGAGAGATGGCGAGCATGAGCGATTGGGGTGTGCTGTGAAATCGGCCGGAGAGCCATGTGACGGTCGCGTCGCGAAAAAAGGCGAGATTTTTGGTGCGATCGTAGGCCGACATCtggggagagagagagagagcgaagTATGAGAGACTCGCGTTGACGAATGAGCGTACGCGATCGAACCGGGCGCGATTTCACGGACGAGGACTTGTCCTCGCTGATCCGGGGACAACCTCCGTCGTTAGCGCACGCTTCCGAATTGCTCACTCCTttctcgaatcgacgcaatCCGACGCGAAATGGACGATCAACTCAGGCTCGTCGGCTCCCTAAAAGGCCACAGCGACTGGGTGACGCAAATAGCGACGACTCCCCAAGTCCCAAACATGAGTCACGCGACAAGTCGATCATCAAGTGGAATCTCCAACGAAAAAGGCGCTACGCGGCCACAATCACCTCGTCTCCGACCTCGTCATCTCGTCGGACGGCCAATTCGCTCTCTCGAGTTCGTGGGACTCGACGCTTCGCCTTTGGGACGTCCACGCGGGCGACACAacgcgacgcttcgtcgGACACACGAAAGACGTCCTCAGCGTCGCCTTCTCGGCCGACAATTTCCAAATCGTCTCGGGATCGCGCGACCGAACGATCAAACTCTGGAATACACATATTTAGTTTTCATGGGAGCAGAAGTGAGGAATCATTAGAGAGGGGAGGGGTTCACTGtacatattattattatttctattaCTCAGTGTCTGCTTCTTGGTCTTCGAGCCTTGCATGCTATTGCCAAGTGAGTcgtatctttttttctttcttgtgaGAGTACCTGTGACGTTTCAGGCATTGCATTCATGTCTATGACGAGGCGAGGCCGGGGACGTGGGAAAATCAGGCCGTCGTTTCATATTACATCGATCTGGTGGGCGAAATGGCGATACTTGGCGTCGACTTTGTTCATCGTCTTCACATGATGGTAGGAGATGAAAGGGGTTTTGATAATTGGATACATACATATGGGGTGTGTTTTTCTTGCCAGATTTGGGCCAACGTTTTCCTGAGCATGGCCAGTTTGGTTATTTTCATGCAGCTGCGCACTCTCTACGCCGAAATGCGTAAACGCATCGACAAGCATAGGAATTTTGTGAGAGTGAGCCAAAGCTTGGATACAAGGTATAAACgaggaattaattaaaaatcaattgatGGGTAACTATATCTTAACTTTAGGTTCCCGCTTGCGACGAAAGAACAGCTAGaaggcaacgacgacaattgtGCTATCTGTTGGGATAAGATGGAAAACGCGCGTTTATTGCCCTGCAATCACTTATTCCACTTGTCAGTCTCATTCGCACAAGAAAACTGACGTATGATAAGACGAgaccttcttttctttagatcgTGCTTGCGTTCTTGGTTGGAGCAGGACAGGAGCTGTCCAACGTGTCGCGTCAATTTAGGAGAAACGCAGGAGACGCCATCAAATGAAGCGAACTGGCAACCGGCAGTGAAGACGCCCCGAAACATGGATCTCTCGCCCTTCGTTCGCAATCGCGGCGAAAGGCGACAAAATAACTggtttcgattcgacggcaaGAAGACCACAATAGATAATAGACAACTCACTTCGaatctatttttttaggaagaCAGTTGGCTAGCTGGTTACCCATTTTCTCTGTGCAAGTCGTTCAGGAGGGGAGACAGAGGCCAGTGACCCAGATGGAGAGAATGGTACTGCTGAAGGGCCTTGTTTTTTTCCCGTATACagtcttctctctttctcttaggCACGTGCTGTGCAGGACGTTCTGCCTGATTATCCCATGGATTTAATTATGAGTGATTTGGCGCAAACTCGTTCAGCCGATCAAACGGTTCAGAATCTTACATGTACTGTGATATAGATGTAGCTATACACGTATTGCCTCTGTTTGTTTGTACCAGTTTTTGCATGCCTTAGGCTCTGGAGAGAGGGtctgattgattgattagtACCTCTCAATGATTCAGGATCTGGTCTCTTTAGATCATCAGAGTCTAGTAGTTCCTTTTGGGGAAAAGAATTCGATATCATAAATTTATGTATAAGTAACCTTACcacgtcgtcatcatttAAGTCTGCAGCAGATAGGGTCCATACTTTTGCAACATTAGAATCCACTTTTGACTGAGTACCTAAAATAATATAAGCGTAAGAATAATAAACTATAAAATGTTCTACATACCCTTATTCTTTGCAAGAGACAGTGCCAGCTGTTGAGATGCTCCCAACTCAAAGGCTGGCTTCTTGGCTTGAACCTTAGACAACAGAATAATCGACAAAGAAATTCCCCCTAGTAGCTGATAAACTGATAATTACTGTTAGAAAAAGTGAGGCCCCTCGTTCAGACACGCAGTCGAAAAtcgttttgaaaaaagcaaaagcggTGTTCACAACCATTTTGTCGCCTTCTGATTGCTGCTTTTGCTGTTTGGAGTATGTTTTCGACTGTGGCTCACTTCCGCTGTGTACCCAATGAGACCTCACCTTCTTTATTTGTAGAAATCAGCTTATTACGTATTTGACTAAATGGTTGTGACACCGCTTTTCAAAAGTTTTGCTTTCTAAAACG is part of the Oscarella lobularis chromosome 6, ooOscLobu1.1, whole genome shotgun sequence genome and encodes:
- the LOC136188326 gene encoding E3 ubiquitin-protein ligase AMFR-like is translated as MDDQLRLVGSLKGHSDWVTQIATTPQVPNMSHATSRSSSGISNEKGATRPQSPRLRPRHLVGRPIRSLEFVGLDASPLGRPRGRHNATLRRTHERRPQRRLLGRQFPNRLGIARPNDQTLEYTYLVFMGAECLLLGLRALHAIAKHCIHVYDEARPGTWENQAVVSYYIDLVGEMAILGVDFVHRLHMMIWANVFLSMASLVIFMQLRTLYAEMRKRIDKHRNFVRVSQSLDTRFPLATKEQLEGNDDNCAICWDKMENARLLPCNHLFHLSCLRSWLEQDRSCPTCRVNLGETQETPSNEANWQPAVKTPRNMDLSPFVRNRGERRQNNWFRFDGRQLASWLPIFSVQVVQEGRQRPVTQMERMARAVQDVLPDYPMDLIMSDLAQTRSADQTVQNLTCTVI
- the LOC136188323 gene encoding cyclin-I-like, giving the protein MSAYDRTKNLAFFRDATVTWLSGRFHSTPQSLMLAISLLDRFLGIVSVKAKYLKCLAATCYYIAAKTTQESKEALSARLCDCQFSAPDIVRMERIVLNKLNFDVNAITPLRFIRVFHMACLKADFLKGTGRTHEEHLRAVVRRLQFCAQDCRFLTYRASTLALALFMTEYKQLPEFDWLTVSLNLQTASQIPGRELSICFEEVQEFFLKRDMERLARHKAAHLRLGSSGEEDRDSKEKPRICHRRQMSKSCPGEAEILIQSDTEVFVI